The Vigna unguiculata cultivar IT97K-499-35 chromosome 6, ASM411807v1, whole genome shotgun sequence genome contains a region encoding:
- the LOC114188583 gene encoding putative lipid-binding protein AIR1B, with protein MGSKSVAPVALMLSLNLLLFSMVSCNAQIAHHNKPIKCPAVQVCANILQPPYQPDRNCCPLISGLVDLDAAVCLCAVLKLNVGGIITVNLDLLVNLLLNACGRKQTTYTCK; from the coding sequence ATGGGTTCGAAGAGTGTTGCCCCCGTTGCCCTTATGCTCTCTCTGAACCTGCTTTTGTTTTCCATGGTGAGCTGCAACGCCCAAATCGCCCATCACAACAAACCGATTAAGTGCCCGGCAGTGCAAGTTTGCGCCAACATTTTGCAGCCACCTTATCAACCTGACCGTAATTGCTGTCCCCTCATCAGTGGTCTTGTTGACCTTGATGCCGCCGTGTGTCTCTGCGCTGTTCTCAAGCTCAACGTCGGGGGAATAATCACCGTTAACCTAGACCTTCTCGTCAACCTTCTATTAAACGCCTGCGGACGCAAACAGACAACCTACACTTGCAAATAA